CGCGGCGCCCGGGGCGTACGCGGAACTGCTCGGGCTGCTGGACGGCCTGGAGCAGTACCTGGGGCCGGAGCACCCGCGCAACCTGTACGAGCGGGTGGCCCGGCGGGCCGTCCCCGGGCTGCCACCGGACGTCCCCGGTGAGCCCGTCCGCGCCTGGGTCTACCTGGCCGCGGCCGCCGTCGCCCGGTCCCTGCGCACCGGCGGTACACCCGTGCCGGGCGGTGACTGGCTCAGCCGGCGGCCTCCACGCGCACGGCGCACACCTTGAACTCCGGCATCCGGGAGACCGGGTCCAGCGCGGGGTTGGTCAGGGAGTTGGCCCGGCCCTCTCCCGGCCAGTGGAACGGCATGAACACGGTGTCCTGACGGATGCCCACGGTGATCCGGGCCGGTGCCACCGCCCGCCCCCGCCGTGAGGTGACCGCGACGCCCTCGCCCTCGGCCACCCCGATCCGCTCCGCGAGCCGGGGATGCAGCTCCACGAACGGCCCCGGCGCGGCGGCGTTCAGCTCCGCCACCCGGCGGGTCTGCGCCCCCGACTGGTACTGGGACACGACACGGCCGGTCGTCAGCACCACCGGGTACTCCGCGTCGGTCTCCTCCGCGGAGGCCCGGTGCGTGACCGGGACGAACCTCGCCCGCCCGTCGTCCGTCGCGAACCGCTCCAGGAACAGCCGCGGCGTCCCGGGGTGTTCCTCGTCCGGGCAGGGCCAGAACACCCCGTCCTCGGCCGCGATCCGGGCGTAGGTGATGCCCGCGTAGTCGGCGGGACCGCCCGCCGAAGCCCGGCGCAGCTCGTCGAAGACCTCCTCCGGATCGGCCGGGAAGCCCTTCCCGTGCCCCAGCAGACCGGCCAGCGCGTTCAGCACCTCCAGATCGCTGCGCACCCCCTCCGGCGGCGTGACCGCGCGCCGCCGCAGCAGCACCCTGCCCTCCAGGCTGGTGGTCGTTCCGCTCTCCTCCGCCCACTGCGTCACCGGCAGCACCACATCGGCCAGCGCCGCCGTCTCCGACAGCACGACGTCCGCGACGGCCAGGAAGTCCAGCGACTTCAGCCGCTCCTCGACGTGCCCCGCGTGCGGCGCCGACACGACCGGGTTGGACCCCATGACCAGCAGCGACCGCACATCCCGCCCCAGCGCGTCCAGCAGCTCGTACGCGCTACGGCCCGGACCGGGCAGCGAGTCGGGGTCGACGCCCCAAACCCCGGCCACATGGCGGCGTGCCGCCGGCTCCGTGAGCTTGCGGTAACCGGGCAGCTGGTCGGCCTTCTGGCCGTGCTCCCGCCCGCCCTGGCCGTTGCCCTGACCGGTCAGGCAGCCGTAGCCGGACAGCGGGCGGCCCGCCCGGCCGGTGGCCAGGCAGAAGTTGATCCACGCCCCGACCGTGTCCGTGCCCTTGGCCTGCTGCTCGGGGCCCCGCGCGGTGAGCACCATCCCGTCCTCCGCCCCGCAGAACATCTCCACGGCCTCGCGCAGCTGCGGCACGGACACCCCGGTGAGGCGCTCCACCAGTTCCGGCCAGTGCGCCATCGCGCCCGCCCGGGCCTCGTCCCAGCCGCTCGTCCGGGCGCGGACGAACTCCTCGTCCACCCGCCCGTCCGCCACGACCAGGTGCAGCATGCCCAGCGCCAGGGCCAGATCGGTGCCCGGCCGGGGCGCCAGATGCAGGTCCGCCTGCTCGGCGGTCCTGGTCCGGCGCGGATCGATGACGATCAGCCGGCCGCCGTTCTCCCGCAGCTCGGTCAGATAGCGCAGCGCCGGCGGCATCGTCTCCGCGAGGTTCGAACCGACCAGGATCACGCACCCGGTCCGTGGGATGTCCTCCAGCGGGAAGGGCAGCCCCCGGTCGAGGCCGAACGCGCGCTGGTGTGCGGCGGCCGCCGACGACATGCAGAAGCGGCCGTTGTAGTCGATCTGCGAGGTCCCGAGCACCACCCGGGCGAACTTCCCGAGTGCGTACGCCTTCTCGTTGGTGAGACCGCCCCCGCCGAAGACCCCCACGGCGTCCGCGCCGTGCCCCGCCCGTGTCCTGCTCAGCCCGTCCGCGATCCGGCCCAGCGCCTCGTCCCAGCTCGCCGGGGCCAGCTCGCCGTCCGCGTCCCGCACGAGGGGTCCCGTGAGGCGGACACCGGCGGCGAGCACGGCGGGCGCGGTGCGCCCCTTGCCGCACAGGGCGCCCCGGTTGACGGGGAACTCGGTACGCTCCACGACCTCGACCACCCCGCCGTCGGTGACCGGGCGCAGCTTCATCCCGCACTGGAGCGCGCAGTACGGGCAGTGGGTGGACGTCTCGGTGCGGGCCATGCGCCCAGCGTGCGAGGCCGGTATTACGGGTACCGGTGCGCCCGGTTACGCCCCCGGTACGCGCACCTCAGCCCGCCCCGCCCGCCGCCGTGAGGTCCTCCGCGAGCGCCTCCGCCACCCCGGGCTCCCGCGGCCCCAGGAAGTGCGGATCCGGCTCGAACACGACGTCCAGGAGCGCCTTGCCGGCCGCGAGGACCTCCCGCGTCCCGCCGTAGTACCAGGTCACGTCGTGCACGTCGTCGACCCCGACCCCGTACGCGTCGATCCCCGCCGAGCGGCACAGCGCGATCGCCCGCCGGATGTGGAAGCCCTGGCTCACCAGTACGGCCCGGTCGACCCCGAACACCTTCCTCGCCCGGACGCAGGAGTCCCAGGTGTCGAAGCCCGCGTGGTCACTGACGATCCGCCCGTCCGGCACCCCGTGCGCCGTGAGGTACGTGCGCATGGCATCCGGTTCGTCGTACTCCACGCGGCTGTTGTCCCCGGTGACCAGCACGACCCGGACCTTCCCGGTCCGGTACAGCTCGGCGGCGGCGTCCAGCCGGCGCGCGAGATACGGCGACGGCCGCCCCTCCCACAGCCCGGCCCCGAACACCACGGCGACCTGCTGCGCCGGGGCCCCGGCCGTCGTCCGCACCCGGGCGTCGGCCGTGGTGTGCAACCACGTCGCGGGCGCCAGCGCCACCGCACAGACCACCATCAGCGCCTGCACCAGCCGCCGCTGCCCCCGCCGGGTCCTCGGCAGCCGCAGCCGCAGCCGCGCGACCGCGAGCCGTCCCGGAACCGCCGGCCGCACACGGCCCCGCTTCCACGGTGTCCTCAGCCGCATGCCGCGCCCCCGCCCTCGTACCGGATTCCTCGTGGAGGGGGACGAACGGCGAGGGTGAATGGTTCGCGCCGCCGGCAGGGAGGAGCAGCGGGTGCTGACACCGACGGCCACCTCCCCGTGAGACTGAGGCAAACACCCGTCACCGGTGCGAAACGGCCCGGCAACGTCCGCCCGGCACCATCGGTCCATGACGGAGCCGGCACCGGAACACCCCCGTGAGCCCCTGCCCCTCGACAGCACGGCGCAACTCCTGACCCGCATCACCGCCCAGCTCGGAACCCAGCTCAGCCTCGTCTCCCCGAACGGAACCCGCAGGCCCATGCACCGCATCCGGAGATCCGCCCCCACCCTGGTGGCCGTCGCGCACGGCAGCAGGGACCCGCAGGCCCTGTGCACCGTCCTGGAGCTCCTGGACCGGGTGAGGGAGCTGCGGCCCGGCCTCGACGTCCGGCTCGGCCACATCGAGCTGAACGAGCCCCTGCTGCCGGACACACTGGACGGCATCGGGCGGGGCGACGCCGTGCTCGTACCGCTGCTGCTCGGCCGCGGCCACCACGTCCGGCACGACCTGCCCCTCGCCGCGGCGGCCGCGAGCCACCTCCGTACCCGTGTCGCTGCCCCGCTCGGACCGCACCCGCTGCTCGTCGAGGCCCTGTACGAGCGACTCGTCGAGGCCGGCTGGCGGGAGGCGGACGGCACCAGCCGCAGCGCCGCCGTCGTGCTCGCCGCCGCCGGGTCACGCGACCCCGACTCGGACGTCGACGCGCGCCGCACCGCAGCCATGCTCAGCGACCGCCTCGGCGGGGTCCCCGTCGTCCCCGCATACGCCTCCGCGGCCACGCCCGACGTGCCGGCCGCCCTGCGCGCACTCGCCGCCCGGGGTCGCCACCGGGTGGCCCTCGCCTCGTACTTCACGGCCCCCGGCCGGTTCGCGACGGTCTCGGCCGCCGCCGCCCCGGGCGTCGCCGCCGCGCCGCTCGGCGCGCACCCGGCGATGGCACGCCTCCTGCTGCACCGTTACGACCAGGCCCTGACCACCGACACGCCCGCCCACGGAGCCCTGACGCATCCGCCCCTGCTGGCCAGCGCCTGACCCGCCCCGTCAGTCCGTCGGTCTAATGTCGGGGGCATGGACGGTACGCACGACCCCAGGGACACGCCGTACGGCGCAGCCGACACCGAGCGCTGGGACACCGAGTCCGACAAACAGCCCGGCCGCACCGCGTTCCAGCGCGACCGCGCACGGGTGCTGCACTCCGCCGCCCTGCGCAGGCTCGCCGGCAAGACCCAGGTCGTCACGCCCGGCACCCTCAGCGGCGCCTGGGACGCCAGCCCGCGCACCCGGCTCACCCACTCCCTGGAGTGCGCCCAGGTCGGCCGGGAGCTCGGCGCCGCCCTAGGCTGCGACCCCGACCTCGTCGAGGCGGCCTGCCTCTCCCACGACATGGGCCACCCGCCCTTCGGCCACAACGGCGAACAGGCGCTCAACGACTTCGCCTCGGACTGCGGCGGCTTCGAGGGCAACGCCCAGTCGCTGCGCCTGCTGACCCGCCTCGAACCCAAGCGCTTCGTCCGCGACCCCCGCAGCGGGGAGCACGTCAGCGTCGGGCTCAATCTCACCCGCGCCGCCCTGGACGCCGCCACCAAGTACCCGTGGCCCCGGGGCGCGCACCCCACCGACCCCGACTCACCGAAGTTCGGTGTGTACGAGGACGACCTGCCCGTCTTCGCCTGGGTCCGCGAGGGCGCACCACGGGACCGCAAGTGCTTCGAGGCCCAGGTCATGGACTGGTCCGACGACGTCGCCTACTCGGTTCACGACTTCGAGGACGGGCTGCACGCCGGGCACATCGACCCGGGCTGCCTCTTCGCCGAGCCGGAGCGCGCGGAGATCTGGGCCGTCGCCGTCGGCCGGTACGTCCCGGCGGACACCGACCCGCAGGAGCTCGCCGACGCCCTCGACCGGCTCACCGCCCAGGAGTGGTGGCCGCGCGGCTACGACGGCACCGCGGTCGCCCAGGCCCGGCTGAAGGACGCGACGAGCCAGCTCATCGGCCGGTTCTGCCTCGCGGCGGAGGCCGCGACCCAGAGCGCGTACGGCCCCGGACGGCTCGGCAGATACGGCGCCGAGCTCATCGTCCCGCGCGAGGTGCGCAACGAGTGCGCCGTGCTCAAGGCAGTCGCGGACCGTTACGTCATGCAGCGCGCCGAGCAGGAGGTCATCCGGGCAGGACAGCGCATCGTCATCGCCGAACTCGCCGCCGCCCTCACCGCACGCGCGCCCGAAGGACTGGAGCCGCAGTTCCGCGCCCTGTACACGTCGGCCCCCGACGACCGGGCCCGCAAGCGGGTCCTCGTCGACCAGATCGCCGCACTGACGGACGCTTCCGCCCGGTCCCTTCACGGAACACTCACGGGCGCCCGGCAGACTGGACCGTGACCGGGCCACATGCCACAGGCCGTGACCTGATCGGGGCACACCCTCTTTCGCCATCACGCTGCGTGCGGGACGCTCGCAGATGGAGGCGCCGCGCAGCCAAGTACCGAGGAGGCATCAAGTGGTCGACGCACATCGGACGTTCGTCATCATCGGCGGAGGACTCGCCGGAGCGAAGGCGGCCGAGACACTGCGGGCGGAGGGCTTCAGCGGCCGGGTGATCCTCATCGGCGACGAGCGCGACCATCCGTACGAGCGGCCTCCCCTGTCCAAGGGCTACCTGCTGGGCAAGGACGAACGGGAGTCGGTCTTCGTCCACGAGACCGCCTGGTACGCGGGCGCCGACATCGAGCTGCACCTCGGCCAGGTGGTCACCTCCATCGACCGGGCCGGCCGGTCCGTGCAGCTCGGCGACAACACGGTCGTCCACTACGACAAGCTGCTCCTCGCCACGGGCGCCGAGCCCCGCCGCCTCGACATCCCGGGCACGGAACTGGTCGGCGTCCACCATCTGCGCCGTCTCGCCCACTCCGAGCGGCTGCGGGGCGTCCTGGCCGCGCTCGGCCGTGACAACGGACACCTGGTGATCGCCGGCGCGGGCTGGATCGGTCTGGAGATCGCCGCCGCCGCCCGCGAGTACGGCGCCGAGGTCACCGTCGTCGCCCCCTCGGCGACCCCGCTGCACCACGTCGTCGGCCCCGAGGTCGGCCAGATCTTCACCGACCTGCACGCCGAACACGGTGTCCGCTTCCACTTCGGCGCACGCCTCACCGAGATCACGGGGCAGGACGGCCTGGTCCTCGCGGCACGGACCGACGACGGCGAGGAGCACCCCGCCCACGACGTGCTCGCCGCGATCGGCGCGGCCCCGCGCACCTCGCTCGCCGAGGCCGCCGGGCTCGACATGGCGGACCGGTCCCAGGGCGGCGGTGTCGTCGTCGACGCCTCGCTGCGCACCTCCGACCCCCACATCTACGCTGCCGGGGACATCGCGTCCGTCGACCATCCGCTCTACGGCGGCCGGCTGCGCGTGGAGCACTGGGCGAACGCGCTGAACAGCGGACCCGCGGCGGCGAAGGCCATGCTCGGCCAGGACGTGACCTACGACCGCGTGCCGTACTTCTTCTCCGACCAGTACGACCTCGGCCTGGAGTACTCCGGCTGGGCACCGCCCGGTTCGTACGACCAGGTCGTCATCCGGGGCGATGCCGGCAAGCGCGAGTTCATCGCGTTCTGGCTGAAGGACCAGCGCGTCCTCGCCGGGATGAACGTCAATGTGTGGGACGTCACCGAGGACATCCAGAAGCTGATCAAGGCCGCCCGGCCGGTCGACCCGGACGCCCTGGGCGACCCGTCGGTGCCCCTGGACTCCCTGCTCTGACCGCTGCCCGGGCCTCCGGGACCCGTCCGCCGCCCGGGGCGCCCGCCCCGCGGCCGGCCGGTCCCGGATGCCCGGCCCCACCCGTAGACTTCACCCGTGGCAGGCAGGATCAATGACGACGACGTGAAGGCGGTCCGGGACGCGGTCCCGATCGACGCCGTCGTGTCCGAGTACCTACAGCTGCGCAACGCGGGTGGCGGCAACCTCAAGGGTCTGTGCCCCTTCCACGACGAGAAGTCCCCCTCCTTCCAGGTGAGCCCGGGCAAGGGCCTGTTCCACTGCTTCGGCTGCCAGGAGGGCGGCGACACGATCGCCTTCGTGATGAAGATCGATCACCTCACCTTCTCCGAGACGGTCGAACGCCTCGCCGCCAAGGCGGGCATCACCCTGCGGTACGAGGAGGGCGGCTACAACCCCTCCCACCAGCGCGGAGAGCGGATCCGGCTGGTCGAGGCGCACAAGATCGCCGCCGACTTCTACCGCGAGCAGCTGAACGGCCCGGAGGCCGAGATCGGCCGGAAGTTCCTCGCGGAGCGCGGCTTCGACCAGGACGCCGCGGCCCACTTCGGCGTCGGCTACAGCCCGGCGGGCTGGGACCACCTCACCCGCTTCCTGCGCGGCAAGGGCTTCAGCGACAAGGAGCTCATCAGCTCCGGTCTCTCCCAGGACGGCCGCCGCGGCCCCATCGACCGCTTCCGGGGCCGGCTGATGTGGCCGATCAGCGACACCTCGGGTGACACCGTCGGCTTCGGCGCCCGCAGGCTCCGCGACGACGACAACGGCCCGAAGTACCTCAACACCCCCGAGACGTCGATCTACAAGAAGTCCCAGGTGCTCTACGGCATCGACCTGGCCAAGAAGGACATCGCCAAGGCGAGCCGCGCCGTCGTGGTCGAGGGCTACACCGACGTCATGGCCTGCCACCTCGCCGGGGTCACGACCGCCATCGCCACCTGCGGCACCGCGTTCGGCAACGACCACATCAAGATCCTCCGGCGCCTCCTGATGGACAACGGCAGCGCCCGGGTGATCTTCACCTTCGACGGCGACGCGGCGGGCCAGAAGGCCGCCCTGCGCGCCTTCGAGGACGACCAGAAGTTCGCCGCCGAGACGTACATCGCGATCGCCCCGGACAACATGGACCCCTGCGACCTGCGGCTCGCCAAGGGCGACGACGCCGTACGAGACCTGGTCGAGCCCCGCACCCCGCTCTTCGAGTTCGCGCTCCGCCAGATCGTCGGCCGGTACGACCTGGAGACCCCCGCCGGGCGCGCCGCCGCGCTCGACGAGGCGGCCGCCGTCGTGGCGAAGATCAAGACGAGCAGCGTGCAACGCGAGGTGGCCGTCCAGCTCGCGGGCTTCGTCGGCATCCTCGACCAGGAGTTCGTCGTCCACCGGGTCAACCAGCTCGCCCAGTGGGCCCGCGGACGCGGCGAGCGCGGACCCGCGCCCGGCAAGCCCTCCCGGGGCGGAACCCCGCAGCACCA
The DNA window shown above is from Streptomyces sp. Alt3 and carries:
- a CDS encoding gamma-glutamylcyclotransferase family protein, with product MTDAPLPFFVYGTLLPGEPNHDRFLRGRTREERPAVLPGALLYEGPGYPYAIEGHGTVRGALVTAAPGAYAELLGLLDGLEQYLGPEHPRNLYERVARRAVPGLPPDVPGEPVRAWVYLAAAAVARSLRTGGTPVPGGDWLSRRPPRARRTP
- a CDS encoding deoxyguanosinetriphosphate triphosphohydrolase produces the protein MDGTHDPRDTPYGAADTERWDTESDKQPGRTAFQRDRARVLHSAALRRLAGKTQVVTPGTLSGAWDASPRTRLTHSLECAQVGRELGAALGCDPDLVEAACLSHDMGHPPFGHNGEQALNDFASDCGGFEGNAQSLRLLTRLEPKRFVRDPRSGEHVSVGLNLTRAALDAATKYPWPRGAHPTDPDSPKFGVYEDDLPVFAWVREGAPRDRKCFEAQVMDWSDDVAYSVHDFEDGLHAGHIDPGCLFAEPERAEIWAVAVGRYVPADTDPQELADALDRLTAQEWWPRGYDGTAVAQARLKDATSQLIGRFCLAAEAATQSAYGPGRLGRYGAELIVPREVRNECAVLKAVADRYVMQRAEQEVIRAGQRIVIAELAAALTARAPEGLEPQFRALYTSAPDDRARKRVLVDQIAALTDASARSLHGTLTGARQTGP
- a CDS encoding SanA/YdcF family protein, which gives rise to MRLRTPWKRGRVRPAVPGRLAVARLRLRLPRTRRGQRRLVQALMVVCAVALAPATWLHTTADARVRTTAGAPAQQVAVVFGAGLWEGRPSPYLARRLDAAAELYRTGKVRVVLVTGDNSRVEYDEPDAMRTYLTAHGVPDGRIVSDHAGFDTWDSCVRARKVFGVDRAVLVSQGFHIRRAIALCRSAGIDAYGVGVDDVHDVTWYYGGTREVLAAGKALLDVVFEPDPHFLGPREPGVAEALAEDLTAAGGAG
- a CDS encoding molybdopterin oxidoreductase family protein codes for the protein MARTETSTHCPYCALQCGMKLRPVTDGGVVEVVERTEFPVNRGALCGKGRTAPAVLAAGVRLTGPLVRDADGELAPASWDEALGRIADGLSRTRAGHGADAVGVFGGGGLTNEKAYALGKFARVVLGTSQIDYNGRFCMSSAAAAHQRAFGLDRGLPFPLEDIPRTGCVILVGSNLAETMPPALRYLTELRENGGRLIVIDPRRTRTAEQADLHLAPRPGTDLALALGMLHLVVADGRVDEEFVRARTSGWDEARAGAMAHWPELVERLTGVSVPQLREAVEMFCGAEDGMVLTARGPEQQAKGTDTVGAWINFCLATGRAGRPLSGYGCLTGQGNGQGGREHGQKADQLPGYRKLTEPAARRHVAGVWGVDPDSLPGPGRSAYELLDALGRDVRSLLVMGSNPVVSAPHAGHVEERLKSLDFLAVADVVLSETAALADVVLPVTQWAEESGTTTSLEGRVLLRRRAVTPPEGVRSDLEVLNALAGLLGHGKGFPADPEEVFDELRRASAGGPADYAGITYARIAAEDGVFWPCPDEEHPGTPRLFLERFATDDGRARFVPVTHRASAEETDAEYPVVLTTGRVVSQYQSGAQTRRVAELNAAAPGPFVELHPRLAERIGVAEGEGVAVTSRRGRAVAPARITVGIRQDTVFMPFHWPGEGRANSLTNPALDPVSRMPEFKVCAVRVEAAG
- a CDS encoding NAD(P)/FAD-dependent oxidoreductase — its product is MVDAHRTFVIIGGGLAGAKAAETLRAEGFSGRVILIGDERDHPYERPPLSKGYLLGKDERESVFVHETAWYAGADIELHLGQVVTSIDRAGRSVQLGDNTVVHYDKLLLATGAEPRRLDIPGTELVGVHHLRRLAHSERLRGVLAALGRDNGHLVIAGAGWIGLEIAAAAREYGAEVTVVAPSATPLHHVVGPEVGQIFTDLHAEHGVRFHFGARLTEITGQDGLVLAARTDDGEEHPAHDVLAAIGAAPRTSLAEAAGLDMADRSQGGGVVVDASLRTSDPHIYAAGDIASVDHPLYGGRLRVEHWANALNSGPAAAKAMLGQDVTYDRVPYFFSDQYDLGLEYSGWAPPGSYDQVVIRGDAGKREFIAFWLKDQRVLAGMNVNVWDVTEDIQKLIKAARPVDPDALGDPSVPLDSLL
- the dnaG gene encoding DNA primase, which translates into the protein MAGRINDDDVKAVRDAVPIDAVVSEYLQLRNAGGGNLKGLCPFHDEKSPSFQVSPGKGLFHCFGCQEGGDTIAFVMKIDHLTFSETVERLAAKAGITLRYEEGGYNPSHQRGERIRLVEAHKIAADFYREQLNGPEAEIGRKFLAERGFDQDAAAHFGVGYSPAGWDHLTRFLRGKGFSDKELISSGLSQDGRRGPIDRFRGRLMWPISDTSGDTVGFGARRLRDDDNGPKYLNTPETSIYKKSQVLYGIDLAKKDIAKASRAVVVEGYTDVMACHLAGVTTAIATCGTAFGNDHIKILRRLLMDNGSARVIFTFDGDAAGQKAALRAFEDDQKFAAETYIAIAPDNMDPCDLRLAKGDDAVRDLVEPRTPLFEFALRQIVGRYDLETPAGRAAALDEAAAVVAKIKTSSVQREVAVQLAGFVGILDQEFVVHRVNQLAQWARGRGERGPAPGKPSRGGTPQHQIQAPTAPSGPALNLRSPAHRTERELLKLALQKPALVSPAFDAYGIDEFTAPPYAAVRQCIAEAGGAEMGVAETREYLVQVLDVTPDDTVRKLVTELAVEVFHGKSIDETYAGEHLVKVRLRAVDRRIDDVQSSLARLGSNVAPDHLAAAQNEVWVLQQYAQSLRSHGAAAL
- a CDS encoding sirohydrochlorin chelatase, translating into MTEPAPEHPREPLPLDSTAQLLTRITAQLGTQLSLVSPNGTRRPMHRIRRSAPTLVAVAHGSRDPQALCTVLELLDRVRELRPGLDVRLGHIELNEPLLPDTLDGIGRGDAVLVPLLLGRGHHVRHDLPLAAAAASHLRTRVAAPLGPHPLLVEALYERLVEAGWREADGTSRSAAVVLAAAGSRDPDSDVDARRTAAMLSDRLGGVPVVPAYASAATPDVPAALRALAARGRHRVALASYFTAPGRFATVSAAAAPGVAAAPLGAHPAMARLLLHRYDQALTTDTPAHGALTHPPLLASA